A single genomic interval of Ramlibacter pinisoli harbors:
- a CDS encoding amidohydrolase family protein codes for MNTPLGIDGACDCHIHVFEETRPLAPTATFTPPHAPAPEYARVREALGLSRVVVVQPTGYAFDNDCTLQAMKTLGPGARGVCVVPHDTADAELQALHDVGVRGVRFMMLAGGVLPWEALAPTAARIAPFGWHINLQLDGHELPRHEALLRHLPCRLVIDHIGKFLGPVSTHSEGFASLRRLIDAGHAWVKLSAPYECSRAGPPGYDDIAPLVETLAAAHTERCLWASNWPHPNIHPTPSSQDLLAWALARMPGDAAQRRILVDNPALLYGF; via the coding sequence GTGAACACGCCCCTCGGCATCGACGGCGCCTGCGACTGCCACATCCACGTCTTCGAGGAAACACGGCCGCTCGCACCTACCGCGACCTTCACGCCGCCCCATGCGCCCGCGCCCGAATACGCGCGGGTGCGCGAGGCGCTGGGGCTGTCGCGCGTCGTCGTGGTCCAGCCCACCGGCTACGCCTTCGACAACGACTGCACGCTGCAGGCCATGAAGACGCTGGGCCCGGGCGCGCGCGGCGTGTGCGTCGTCCCGCACGACACGGCGGATGCCGAGTTGCAGGCCCTGCACGACGTCGGCGTCCGCGGCGTGCGCTTCATGATGCTCGCCGGCGGCGTGCTGCCCTGGGAAGCGCTGGCCCCGACGGCAGCGCGCATCGCGCCCTTCGGCTGGCACATCAACCTGCAGCTCGATGGTCACGAGCTGCCACGACACGAAGCCCTGCTGCGCCACCTGCCCTGCCGTTTGGTGATCGACCACATCGGCAAGTTCCTCGGTCCGGTGAGCACGCACAGCGAGGGTTTCGCGAGCCTGCGGCGCCTGATCGACGCAGGCCATGCCTGGGTCAAGCTGTCCGCGCCGTACGAATGTTCGCGGGCGGGCCCGCCGGGCTACGACGACATCGCACCCCTGGTGGAAACGCTCGCGGCAGCCCATACCGAACGCTGCCTGTGGGCGAGCAACTGGCCGCACCCCAACATCCACCCGACGCCTTCGAGCCAGGACCTGCTGGCGTGGGCACTGGCCCGCATGCCCGGCGATGCCGCGCAGCGCCGCATCCTGGTGGACAACCCAGCCCTGCTGTACGGGTTCTGA
- a CDS encoding protein kinase domain-containing protein: MNRLAGSGNPSPVADRTVLPDGLAAGVKMNLSTLTTRFRAGNAQDRDMQPGGASDGADPRLATARPAAERSLVGSRVGPYLITKRLGEGGVGAVYKGVDEVLKREVAIKVLHPEFACDPLFVARFSREARLHAQLSHPNVATVHAFLHEGDKQFMVMEFVAGISLDEFVRSGGPVPVARALGIFRRALDGIEHAHRNGIVHRDIKPANIMVADSGAVKVMDFGIARAIDCHEHLTRVGQVAGTAKAMSPEQIRGADADVRSDIYSLGIVLYTMLAGRAPFDADTDLALMKAQLEQAPPPLRALAPDVPTEVEAAVMRALQKDPSARFQTVAEFSRALAGVDSGAAVATQRPARAAPAATTLSRTAVNPALGHRQGEPEGAAARGAEEDLAAAATLVRPVPAATARRKLPKLGRRAAGIALALAALAAGALVLTTRTEQHAAPAAGAAQAVAPQPAAPVEGGRAAEPGPAAPETVAPAPLQAAQPPAQVATAVPRALTIAPLGSDGRYQPGERVRLRVVTSHDAHVYCYLQDEAQRIVRFHPNRFRTSALVTAAEPLEIPGPMRFEILANTRKVTETIACFAGARDPVDQLPPQVVGTDFEKLPVGSLGEVRSAFARMGADELAEASFVVQFK, from the coding sequence GTGAACCGCCTGGCCGGAAGCGGCAACCCATCGCCTGTTGCCGACAGGACCGTGCTGCCTGATGGGCTTGCTGCAGGAGTGAAGATGAATCTGTCGACCTTGACGACGCGATTTCGGGCGGGCAATGCCCAGGACAGGGACATGCAGCCCGGCGGTGCATCCGACGGCGCCGATCCGCGGCTGGCGACAGCCCGGCCGGCCGCAGAGCGCTCCCTGGTCGGCAGCCGTGTCGGCCCCTATCTCATCACGAAGCGGCTCGGGGAGGGCGGCGTCGGCGCGGTGTACAAGGGCGTCGACGAGGTGCTCAAGCGCGAGGTCGCGATCAAGGTGCTGCATCCCGAGTTCGCGTGCGACCCGCTCTTCGTCGCACGTTTCAGCCGCGAGGCGCGGCTGCACGCACAGCTCAGCCACCCCAATGTCGCCACCGTCCATGCCTTCCTGCACGAAGGCGACAAGCAGTTCATGGTGATGGAATTCGTGGCCGGGATCTCGCTCGACGAGTTCGTTCGCTCCGGCGGCCCGGTGCCCGTCGCGCGGGCGCTGGGCATCTTCCGGCGGGCGCTCGACGGCATCGAGCATGCCCACCGCAACGGCATCGTGCACCGGGACATCAAGCCGGCGAACATCATGGTGGCCGACAGCGGCGCGGTGAAGGTCATGGACTTCGGCATCGCCCGCGCGATCGACTGCCACGAGCACCTCACGCGCGTCGGGCAGGTTGCGGGCACGGCCAAGGCGATGTCGCCCGAGCAGATCCGTGGCGCAGACGCCGACGTCCGTTCCGACATCTATTCGCTCGGCATCGTGCTGTACACGATGCTGGCCGGCCGGGCGCCGTTCGACGCCGACACCGACCTCGCGCTGATGAAGGCCCAGCTGGAGCAGGCGCCGCCGCCGCTGCGCGCGCTCGCCCCCGACGTGCCGACCGAGGTGGAGGCCGCGGTGATGCGGGCGCTCCAGAAGGATCCGTCCGCCCGATTCCAGACCGTGGCCGAGTTTTCGCGTGCGCTCGCCGGCGTCGATTCTGGCGCGGCGGTGGCGACGCAACGGCCGGCCCGCGCGGCGCCCGCCGCGACGACCCTGTCGAGAACGGCCGTGAATCCCGCGCTGGGCCATCGGCAAGGAGAGCCGGAAGGCGCGGCGGCACGCGGGGCAGAGGAGGACCTGGCGGCTGCGGCAACCCTGGTGCGACCGGTGCCTGCGGCCACGGCGCGGCGCAAGTTGCCGAAGCTCGGTCGCCGCGCCGCCGGCATCGCCCTGGCACTGGCCGCACTGGCGGCCGGCGCGCTCGTCCTGACGACGCGCACGGAGCAACACGCGGCGCCTGCCGCCGGGGCGGCGCAGGCCGTCGCGCCTCAGCCGGCAGCCCCGGTCGAGGGTGGCAGGGCGGCCGAGCCGGGACCCGCCGCGCCGGAAACCGTCGCGCCTGCGCCCCTGCAGGCGGCACAGCCGCCGGCGCAGGTCGCCACCGCCGTGCCGCGCGCCCTGACCATCGCTCCCCTGGGATCCGATGGCCGCTACCAGCCGGGCGAGCGCGTGCGGCTGCGGGTGGTCACCAGCCACGATGCGCACGTCTACTGCTACCTGCAGGACGAGGCCCAGCGCATCGTGCGTTTCCATCCCAACCGCTTCCGCACGAGCGCCCTGGTGACGGCGGCCGAGCCGCTGGAGATCCCCGGCCCGATGAGGTTCGAGATCCTGGCCAACACACGCAAGGTGACGGAGACGATTGCCTGCTTCGCGGGCGCCCGTGATCCCGTCGACCAGCTGCCGCCCCAGGTGGTCGGCACCGACTTCGAGAAGCTGCCCGTCGGCTCGCTCGGCGAGGTGCGAAGCGCCTTTGCGCGCATGGGCGCCGACGAGCTGGCCGAAGCCAGCTTCGTGGTTCAGTTCAAGTAG
- a CDS encoding efflux transporter outer membrane subunit has translation MRQTILLSGFCAALLCGCADVRITEYQRPEAPDKPSWSRPSGTTPVSAADTISTQWWTEFRDPYLDSLVARAIAGSFDLKILAARIDVANLQIAEAGAGGKPTVDIGAGANIEKSTGQRTSKQYSVGAQVNWDIDVWGKYAKGVQAQTAEFNATEADWRAGYLTLASSVSTTYFQIRLFDEQLEDQQRALTRSQQILAIFETMRSNGLVPTTQVQRQRAETARLTKDLLELRRLRDVSENALATLVGVPAGQLKVPVGRLQDRVQLPTVPTGLPSQLLARRPDIVAAEFRVLAAHDLMGQAKLEQLPSIGLTGRGGSASFALSDLLKSFTFGLAPSINIPALNPGIKARAKTSEAQVKVAEQEYRRTVIAAFEDAENALVNLDAHRQQREQLQLQVKELRQVGASSTTQLAAGLISQLEVFENERSLLAAELALLASHQQVLSDTVTLYKALGGGWAPVEVANARR, from the coding sequence ATGAGGCAGACCATTCTTCTCTCCGGCTTCTGTGCGGCACTTCTGTGCGGTTGCGCGGACGTCCGCATCACCGAATACCAGCGCCCGGAGGCACCCGACAAGCCGTCCTGGTCCCGCCCTTCCGGCACCACCCCCGTGTCCGCTGCCGACACGATTTCGACCCAGTGGTGGACGGAGTTCCGCGATCCCTACCTGGACTCGCTCGTGGCCAGGGCGATCGCGGGCAGCTTCGACCTGAAGATCCTGGCGGCCCGCATCGACGTGGCCAACCTGCAGATCGCCGAGGCCGGCGCGGGCGGCAAGCCGACGGTGGACATCGGCGCCGGCGCCAACATCGAGAAGTCGACCGGGCAGCGCACGAGCAAGCAGTACAGCGTGGGCGCCCAGGTGAACTGGGACATCGATGTCTGGGGCAAGTACGCCAAGGGCGTCCAGGCCCAGACCGCCGAGTTCAACGCGACCGAGGCGGACTGGCGCGCCGGCTACCTGACGCTGGCCTCCAGCGTCTCGACCACGTACTTCCAGATCCGCCTGTTCGACGAGCAGCTCGAGGACCAGCAGCGCGCGCTGACCCGGAGCCAGCAGATCCTGGCCATCTTCGAGACGATGCGCAGCAACGGCCTGGTGCCCACCACCCAGGTCCAGCGCCAACGAGCGGAAACGGCCCGGCTCACCAAGGACCTGCTGGAGCTGCGCCGCCTGCGCGACGTCTCCGAGAACGCGCTGGCCACCCTGGTCGGGGTGCCGGCCGGACAGCTCAAGGTGCCCGTGGGCCGCCTCCAGGACCGGGTGCAGCTCCCCACCGTGCCCACCGGACTGCCGTCGCAGTTGCTGGCGCGGCGGCCCGACATCGTCGCGGCCGAGTTCCGCGTGCTTGCCGCCCATGACCTGATGGGGCAGGCGAAGCTCGAACAGTTGCCATCCATCGGCCTGACCGGGCGCGGCGGCTCGGCCAGCTTCGCGCTGAGCGACCTGCTCAAGTCCTTCACGTTCGGGCTCGCGCCGAGCATCAACATCCCCGCGCTCAATCCCGGCATCAAGGCGCGCGCCAAGACCAGCGAGGCGCAGGTGAAGGTCGCCGAGCAGGAATACCGCCGCACCGTGATCGCCGCGTTCGAGGACGCAGAGAACGCGCTGGTGAACCTCGACGCCCACCGCCAGCAGCGCGAACAGCTCCAGCTGCAGGTCAAGGAGCTTCGGCAGGTCGGGGCCAGCAGCACGACGCAGCTGGCGGCCGGGCTCATCTCGCAGCTCGAGGTGTTCGAGAACGAACGCTCGCTGCTTGCGGCCGAGCTGGCGCTGCTCGCGAGCCACCAGCAGGTCCTCTCCGACACGGTCACCCTCTACAAGGCGCTGGGTGGCGGCTGGGCGCCCGTGGAGGTCGCGAATGCCCGCCGCTGA
- a CDS encoding FHA domain-containing protein: protein MPAADSALQREAPPAAPEAPTGSAQDIVLKPLSRPELGDIRVDGVLAVGRAEQPFATFRDDTVVSLSRRHARLFCEAGEVYVADLGSSNGTTVNRAAVGPSPHRLRDGDEICFGGVLSYRVQIGPRTKARPDAFTLTLAPAAEGKGLETLVITRFPFLVSKTEGAFSQQRGEHAAQLSYLSRRHAHIFLKGGRACIEDLGSTNGTFVDGLRLQECAVPLQDGALLAFGGDHFTYRVGVTQAAGLDLPQPRELAEPAEPTRAGQAQPADNRSSAAGGKTTFVAAPTSFLDIFCVENALDESAEGSRPTVPAVAEQAPGRRPRRRAAALWSELASVFQGHDEGGTRRGPWRAVALVAVLAAAGTALYWWDAPDRQLKDLVASGDYAQAALVADRSLEQRPDDAQLKALSIEAALKANVPAWLAKVAARDFDGAGAVTAAMSRLGVRNAELRPLVAELEWLGQLERLVNQRGGPDQPIRIYADEDAIAALIDRWNNDTREHQRALARIASYVPQFGAPYAEALTHVRKLQSEASVHLGVIERLKTTIVAELKRDRPEALDPVLKEVAAKYPGLGGLDSVRQDLNRYLEIRSEARAGRPGRLFALVLKGRFATPPFQERFDALAASGQLPPAEAVRQYEAATRAWKEGQADSSLEGLRQMAAGPWAAAVQREVERRQAVLTRFAALQAARGASGYADQLLAFRLALDPEEDAHFARATQADLDQNKDKVLARAQDTVSRARLAWQDYRGQGGIEASQRSEIAVSGPFRARARLLADANSYSQQALQMHAQLGAAPPEGLATLHAEIKAEMDQQRTALRELRNVLEPDLLKSKLALLGDPER from the coding sequence ATGCCCGCCGCTGACAGTGCACTGCAGCGCGAGGCGCCTCCGGCTGCCCCGGAGGCGCCGACGGGCAGTGCGCAGGACATTGTGCTCAAGCCGCTGTCCCGACCCGAGCTGGGCGACATCCGCGTGGACGGCGTGCTCGCCGTGGGGCGCGCCGAGCAGCCTTTCGCGACCTTCCGGGACGACACGGTCGTCTCCCTGTCGCGCCGGCACGCCAGGCTCTTCTGCGAGGCCGGCGAGGTCTACGTGGCCGACCTGGGCAGCAGCAACGGCACGACCGTCAACCGCGCCGCGGTCGGCCCATCACCGCATCGGCTGCGCGACGGCGACGAGATCTGCTTCGGCGGCGTGCTGTCGTACCGGGTGCAGATCGGCCCGCGCACCAAGGCGCGGCCGGATGCGTTCACCCTGACGCTCGCGCCCGCCGCCGAGGGGAAAGGCCTGGAAACACTGGTCATCACGCGCTTTCCCTTTCTCGTCAGCAAGACCGAGGGCGCGTTCTCCCAGCAGCGCGGCGAGCATGCCGCGCAGTTGAGCTACCTGTCGCGGCGGCACGCGCACATCTTCCTCAAGGGCGGACGCGCCTGCATCGAGGACCTGGGAAGCACCAACGGCACCTTCGTGGACGGGCTGCGCCTGCAGGAGTGCGCGGTGCCCCTGCAGGACGGCGCCCTGCTCGCCTTCGGGGGGGACCACTTCACCTACCGGGTGGGCGTCACGCAGGCCGCCGGGCTCGACCTGCCCCAGCCGCGCGAGCTGGCCGAGCCGGCCGAGCCGACCCGGGCGGGCCAGGCGCAACCCGCCGACAACCGCTCCTCCGCAGCCGGCGGCAAGACCACGTTCGTGGCGGCGCCGACCTCCTTCCTCGACATCTTTTGCGTCGAGAACGCCCTCGACGAGAGCGCCGAAGGCAGCCGCCCGACGGTGCCCGCCGTCGCCGAGCAGGCACCCGGCCGCCGCCCGCGCCGGCGCGCGGCGGCGCTGTGGTCCGAGCTCGCCTCGGTCTTCCAGGGCCACGACGAAGGCGGGACCAGGCGCGGCCCCTGGCGGGCCGTGGCGCTGGTGGCGGTCCTGGCCGCGGCGGGCACCGCGCTGTACTGGTGGGACGCGCCCGATCGCCAGCTCAAGGACCTGGTCGCCAGTGGCGACTACGCACAGGCCGCGCTGGTGGCGGACCGGTCGCTGGAGCAGCGCCCGGACGATGCGCAGCTCAAGGCGCTGTCCATCGAGGCCGCCCTCAAGGCGAACGTGCCGGCCTGGCTCGCCAAGGTGGCGGCGCGCGACTTCGACGGCGCCGGCGCCGTGACCGCCGCCATGTCCCGGCTCGGCGTGCGCAATGCCGAGCTGCGGCCGCTCGTGGCGGAACTGGAGTGGCTGGGCCAGCTCGAACGGCTGGTCAACCAGCGCGGCGGGCCGGACCAGCCGATCCGCATCTACGCCGACGAGGACGCCATCGCCGCCCTCATCGACCGCTGGAACAACGACACGCGCGAGCACCAGCGCGCCCTGGCCCGCATCGCGTCGTACGTGCCGCAGTTCGGCGCCCCCTACGCCGAGGCCCTGACCCACGTGCGCAAGCTGCAGAGCGAGGCCAGCGTGCACCTGGGGGTGATCGAGCGCCTGAAGACCACCATCGTCGCCGAGCTCAAGCGCGACCGGCCGGAGGCGCTGGACCCCGTCCTGAAGGAGGTCGCGGCGAAGTATCCCGGCCTCGGCGGGCTGGACAGCGTGCGCCAGGACCTGAACCGGTATCTCGAGATCCGGTCGGAAGCGCGCGCCGGACGGCCCGGCCGGTTGTTCGCGCTGGTGCTCAAGGGCCGCTTCGCGACGCCACCGTTCCAGGAGCGCTTCGATGCGCTGGCCGCGAGCGGGCAGCTGCCGCCGGCCGAGGCGGTCCGCCAGTACGAAGCCGCCACCCGGGCGTGGAAAGAGGGCCAGGCCGACTCGTCGCTCGAGGGTCTGCGGCAGATGGCCGCCGGGCCCTGGGCCGCAGCGGTCCAGAGGGAGGTGGAGCGCCGCCAGGCCGTCCTCACCCGGTTCGCGGCGCTGCAGGCAGCGCGCGGCGCCAGCGGCTATGCGGACCAGTTGCTGGCGTTCCGCCTCGCGCTGGACCCCGAGGAAGACGCTCACTTCGCGCGCGCCACGCAGGCGGACCTCGACCAGAACAAGGACAAGGTGCTTGCGCGGGCCCAGGACACCGTGAGCCGGGCGCGGCTGGCGTGGCAGGACTACCGCGGCCAGGGCGGCATCGAAGCCTCGCAGCGCAGCGAGATCGCCGTCTCGGGCCCGTTCCGCGCCCGGGCCCGCCTGCTCGCCGACGCCAACAGCTACTCGCAACAGGCCCTGCAGATGCATGCGCAGCTGGGGGCCGCCCCGCCGGAGGGCCTGGCCACGCTCCACGCCGAGATCAAGGCCGAGATGGATCAGCAGCGCACGGCCTTGCGCGAGCTGCGCAACGTGCTCGAGCCGGACCTCCTCAAGAGCAAGCTGGCACTGCTGGGAGACCCTGAGCGATGA
- a CDS encoding HlyD family efflux transporter periplasmic adaptor subunit produces MTHPNHLKPLNQALADHSSEGIAILTAEPARALGAVVLAMIALVLCALAWSFFGKANVIVAAQGVLQPDSEVRRIYAPVDGELANLYIAAGQPVSKGDVLARLNARGAIEAASNALQAQLKLEEAERELQQFPEKKALLERKAATLRQALELEKQQHEQRIALGTTKLEEVHRAQQNESRTNVEDARRARDAAKAEADKFERVFATTGGGGVSQLQVESKKNALLAAENSLRVAQARVGEVGARQAQEFALARARVEASGQELNRLRVEYEGATNELTNAEEKMRLKLQTARLVADAATRIRFENIDKENFLLVVAPVSGVITEVATTQPGDKVQANMPLGGIAPSNARAVLQVEIAEQDRAFLREGLPVKLKFSAFPYQRYGLINGTLEYISPATRPSQQTKQLAYEARVTLERDHYLVADKKYPLRYGMTATAEVIVRERRLIDLALDPFRQVAG; encoded by the coding sequence ATGACGCACCCCAACCATCTCAAGCCCCTGAACCAGGCGCTCGCCGACCACAGCAGCGAGGGCATCGCGATCCTCACCGCGGAGCCTGCGCGCGCGCTCGGCGCCGTGGTCCTGGCCATGATCGCCCTGGTGCTGTGTGCGCTGGCCTGGTCGTTCTTCGGCAAGGCCAACGTGATCGTCGCCGCGCAGGGCGTGCTGCAGCCCGACTCGGAGGTCCGGCGCATCTACGCGCCGGTCGACGGCGAGCTGGCCAACCTCTACATCGCCGCCGGCCAGCCGGTGTCCAAGGGCGACGTCCTGGCCCGGCTCAATGCCCGGGGCGCGATCGAGGCCGCGAGCAACGCGCTGCAGGCCCAGCTCAAGCTCGAGGAGGCGGAGCGCGAGCTGCAGCAGTTTCCCGAGAAGAAGGCGCTGCTCGAGCGCAAGGCGGCGACGCTGCGGCAGGCGCTGGAGCTCGAAAAGCAGCAGCACGAACAGCGCATCGCCCTGGGGACGACCAAGCTGGAAGAGGTGCACCGGGCGCAGCAGAACGAATCGCGGACCAACGTGGAGGACGCCCGCCGGGCGCGCGACGCGGCCAAGGCCGAAGCGGACAAGTTCGAGCGCGTGTTCGCCACGACGGGCGGAGGCGGCGTGTCGCAGCTGCAGGTCGAGAGCAAGAAGAACGCCTTGCTCGCGGCGGAGAACTCCCTGCGCGTGGCCCAGGCGCGGGTCGGGGAAGTGGGCGCCCGGCAGGCCCAGGAATTCGCGCTGGCCCGGGCCCGGGTGGAGGCCAGCGGCCAGGAGCTCAACAGGCTGCGGGTGGAGTACGAGGGCGCCACGAACGAGCTGACCAACGCCGAGGAAAAGATGCGGCTGAAGCTGCAGACCGCGCGCCTGGTCGCCGACGCCGCGACCCGCATCCGCTTCGAGAACATCGACAAGGAGAACTTCCTGCTCGTCGTCGCGCCGGTGTCCGGCGTCATCACCGAGGTGGCGACCACGCAGCCCGGAGACAAGGTCCAGGCCAACATGCCGCTGGGCGGGATCGCCCCGAGCAATGCACGCGCCGTCCTCCAGGTCGAGATCGCCGAGCAGGACCGCGCCTTCCTGCGCGAGGGCCTTCCGGTCAAGCTCAAGTTCAGTGCCTTCCCGTACCAGCGCTACGGCCTCATCAACGGCACGCTGGAATACATCTCCCCCGCCACCCGGCCGTCGCAGCAGACCAAGCAGCTGGCCTACGAGGCCCGCGTGACGCTGGAGCGCGACCACTACCTCGTCGCCGACAAGAAGTACCCGCTGCGCTACGGAATGACGGCCACGGCCGAAGTCATCGTGCGCGAGCGGCGCCTGATCGACCTCGCGCTGGATCCGTTCCGGCAGGTCGCCGGCTGA
- a CDS encoding peptidylprolyl isomerase, giving the protein MTTILKIDGQAISDAELLQTLKLTGQFQQLVEQFTSDRITVLAARKQGLRVSDEEIQERADQFRRVRGLHRASDTNKYLDARGIGLEEFQAFITDSLYREKMMERVCSDEAVRGFFKLNSPRFDSIEVSHIVVDSEGKAKEVVSVLRDDPDSFEEMAREHSIADTRERGGLIGKVLRGALRGEVEAKVFNAAAGEVLGPFASSDGTTFEVFRVNTKHPASLDDDTATEVRRQLRQDWLRARAQEHIVEAC; this is encoded by the coding sequence ATGACCACCATCCTGAAGATCGACGGCCAGGCGATCAGCGACGCCGAGTTGCTGCAGACCTTGAAGCTGACGGGGCAGTTCCAGCAGCTCGTCGAGCAGTTCACCAGCGACCGCATCACGGTGCTGGCCGCCAGGAAGCAGGGCCTGCGCGTCTCCGACGAGGAGATCCAGGAGCGTGCCGACCAGTTCCGCCGGGTGCGCGGCCTGCACCGGGCGTCGGACACCAACAAGTACCTGGACGCGCGGGGGATCGGGCTGGAGGAGTTCCAGGCCTTCATCACGGACAGCCTCTACCGGGAAAAGATGATGGAGCGGGTCTGCAGCGACGAGGCCGTGCGTGGCTTCTTCAAGCTGAACTCGCCCCGCTTCGACAGCATCGAGGTCAGCCACATCGTCGTCGACTCCGAAGGCAAGGCCAAGGAAGTGGTGTCGGTGCTGCGCGACGACCCGGACAGCTTCGAGGAGATGGCGCGCGAACATTCGATCGCCGACACCCGCGAGCGCGGCGGCCTGATCGGCAAGGTGCTGCGGGGCGCGCTGCGCGGGGAAGTCGAGGCCAAGGTGTTCAACGCCGCCGCGGGCGAGGTGCTCGGGCCGTTCGCGTCTTCGGACGGCACGACGTTCGAGGTCTTCCGGGTGAACACGAAGCATCCGGCCAGCCTGGACGACGACACCGCCACCGAGGTGCGCCGCCAGCTGCGCCAGGACTGGCTGCGAGCCCGGGCCCAGGAACACATCGTCGAGGCCTGCTAG